A window from Oncorhynchus keta strain PuntledgeMale-10-30-2019 unplaced genomic scaffold, Oket_V2 Un_scaffold_1526_pilon_pilon, whole genome shotgun sequence encodes these proteins:
- the LOC127927559 gene encoding tenascin-R-like encodes MDPAMGQVDRFIISYESARTPNVTVTVMVSGNSVEQQLRGLQRDTVYTVKALSQKDSLQSTAITTTFTTASAVKAGEVGARSAVVSWKSPSVAFSRYRVTYQTAGEEVKEVILDSTVTEYKLTGLFSMSKYTVLVQGEREGQYTSIVTTEFITGKLRFPFPTECSQELLNGALQSGEVDLYPEGKEGKAVRVYCDMETEGGGWTVFQRRMNGKTDFFRTWSDYTNGFGNLSEDFWLGNELLHNLTSMGPVSLRVDLHSGNDTAYAHYSSFTIDSVDKHYAIEVSGYTGTAGDSMKYHNGRPFSTRDKEPLPLGIHCARAYMGGWWYKNCYKTNLNGLYGTNSNNQGVVWIDWKGKDSSIPFTEMKFRPAGISITTRG; translated from the exons CTcccaatgtaacagtgacagtgatgGTGTCTGGTAACTCAGTAGAGCAGCAGctgagagggctgcagagagacACCGTGTACACAGTCAAAGCCCTGAGTCAGAAAGACAGTCTGCAGAGCACAGCCATCACTACCACCTTCACAACGGCCAGTG CTGTAAAGGCCGGTGAGGTGGGCGCTCGTTCTGCTGTTGTATCATGGAAATCCCCCAGTGTTGCGTTCAGCAGATACAGAGTGACCTATCAGACGGCAGGAGAGGAGGTCAAG GAGGTGATTCTGGACTCCACGGTGACGGAGTACAAGCTGACTGGACTATTCTCTATGTCTAAGTACACGGTGctggtacagggagagagagaggggcagtacACATCTATTGTCACCACTGAGTTTATCACAG GAAAACTGCGCTTCCCATTCCCCACGGAGTGTTCTCAGGAGCTGCTGAACGGAGCGCTCCAGTCAGGAGAGGTGGATCTTTACCCAGAGGGCAAGGAAGGGAAGGCAGTCAGAGTCTACTGTGACatggagactgagggaggaggctGGACG GTGTTCCAGAGGAGAATGAATGGGAAGACAGATTTCTTCAGAACCTGGAGTGACTACACTAATGGCTTTGGAAACCTTAGCGAGGACTTCTGGCTCG GTAATGAGCTGCTTCACAACCTGACCAGCATGGGCCCAGTGAGCCTGAGAGTGGACCTGCATTCAGGCAACGATACGGCCTACGCCCATTACTCCAGCTTCACCATCGACTCAGTGGACAAACACTACGCCATCGAGGTGTCTGGATACACCGGCACTGCAG GTGACTCCATGAAGTACCACAACGGGCGCCCATTCTCCACCAGAGACAAGGAACCCCTCCCCCTGGGCATCCACTGTGCCAGGGCCTACATGGGCGGCTGGTGGTACAAAAACTGCTACAAGACCAACCTCAACGGCCTCTATGGCACCAACAGCAACAACCAG GGTGTGGTGTGGATAGACTGGAAGGGCAAAGACTCGTCCATTCCCTTCACTGAGATGAAGTTCCGACCGGCCGGGATCTCCATCACAACTCGCGGATAA